A stretch of the Aegilops tauschii subsp. strangulata cultivar AL8/78 chromosome 4, Aet v6.0, whole genome shotgun sequence genome encodes the following:
- the LOC109768550 gene encoding basic blue protein: protein MAAWGRGNAAGSKALVAGAAFLCMAAVLLAATPAAEAGATTYLVGDAAGWTRNVDYGGWLAGKIFRAGDVLVFKYNSTFHDVAWVSKGGYKKCVVSPKGYAPVYRNGYDAVALPRGTHYFICGVPGHCSAGMKLAVTVY, encoded by the exons ATGGCGGCTTGGGGAAGAGGCAATGCAGCTGGCAGTAAGGCGCTTGTCGCCGGCGCCGCGTTCCTGTGCATGGCCGCGGTGCTCCTGGCGGCCACCCCTGCCGCCGAGGCGGGGGCGACGACGTACCTTGTCGGCGACGCCGCCGGGTGGACGCGCAACGTCGACTACGGCGGGTGGCTGGCCGGCAAGATCTTCCGCGCCGGCGACGTGCTCG TGTTCAAGTACAACAGCACGTTCCACGACGTGGCGTGGGTGAGCAAGGGCGGGTACAAGAAGTGCGTCGTGTCGCCCAAGGGGTACGCCCCGGTGTACCGCAACGGCTACGACGCGGTCGCGCTGCCCAGGGGCACGCACTACTTCATCTGCGGCGTGCCGGGCCACTGCAGCGCCGGCATGAAGCTCGCCGTCACCGTCTACTGA